taccctCACATACTGTATTTTGCACACTGGCCTGGGAGGCCAGGCTGAGGTCCTAAGTGGGAGGAACTTGGCACTGTCCGAGGGGGGCAGGGACACCTGGCTTGAACTCAGAGCATaggtgggagagggggcagaaggggaTGCGGGCCAGGCATGATGGGTACGTCTGCAGCCCGACCTCCCAGGCCGAATGGACGGGCGCCTGTGTGGGTGTTGGCCGCGGCTCACCAGGTACTCGCTGATGGCCGCCCGCTCCCCGGCTGCCGGAACCGTGCTGGGCCCGTGGGGACATCCCACAGAAGCAAAAGCAGGCAGCACTCCTGGCTTTAGGAAGTGGGTCAAGGACTTTCAACAGCAACCCTAGGACGCACAGCCCAGGCGAGGACCCCTGCACAGCCGGCCAAGCCCAGGGCCCCAGTGCCATTTCCCACCCCAGGACAGCTCCCACCACAGACCACACTCAACCACCACAACTTCCTTGCAAAAACCCTCGGCTCACCCGAGGGCCagtggaaatttatttatttttttgtcctttctgtCTTTCCCCAAGTGGCTTTTCCTTGCAAAATGCCTGACATGACACCAGAGTGGGGAACCTGGGAGTGGGGGCACCCCAGAGACTTAAATACAAGCTGGAGGGCAGGGCACAGGTGGGACAGGCGAGAGACAGCACAAGGTACATGGCTTTTCAGGTAGAGAccaaaggtttgttttttctgCAGGAAGAAGCTGTGCCAGAGGGCAGGGGGCTAGGAtcctgggtgggagggggtgaggggagaggccCCAGACCCTGGGTTTGCACCCACATTCCCCGGAGGAGTAGTGGTGACAGGGTATGAGGACCTGCCCTTGTAGGCTCCAAAGAACAGAAGGGGGAGAATAAGCCAGATGTGCTGCCTCGGGGAAAGGGAAGAGGTGCTGGCAGAGTGAGGGTTAAGGCTGGTGCCTGGCCTCTGGCACGGTGGGCCTTCCGCCTCTGCCTGCCATGGGGACAAAGGGGCACGGTGGGCAGGCAGCACATGGGCCTGGCtctggcagggcagggggtggcaAGAGCAGGCTCCCTCTGGGCTCAAGACACAGGCCCAGCATGGCTGCCCACCCACCTGCTCTAGATGTGCTCAGACCCCACCGCAGCTGGACGGCTGGAGCTGTGAGTATGGAAAgggcggggaggagaggcagggaggagaggcaaggGTGGGCTGCTGGGCCCCTATGGCCCCCATGCCCTTCCTGAGGTCCAGCCCAGGGCCCTGGATCCTGGGTCCTGGATCCCCTGGTCCCTTCCTGGCCCCCGGCGCTGACTGCAGCCAGGGACtgtagaggccagggaggctcCCAGCTCTtggggaagggaagtggggggagAAGGTAAAGGGGTAAGGAAAGAAACCCACTGCAGCATACATGGGGGGCAAGGAAGGGAAACAAGAGGAGCCCTCATCCCAAGGAAAGGTGTGTGGGAGGGTAGCTTTTAAAGTTACCTAGAGGCAGCAGCAGAGCAAGCCCACATCCCCACCCCAGCCAAAGGTCCTGGGTGTCCTCCCTTGGGGGCCGTAACAAAACCAGGGCTCAGGGCAGCAGGCAGATGggccagagggagatggggagccCAGGACACCCCAAAGCCACAGACTCAAATGCCCCAGGAGAGGGAGGCACCTCCTGTCCCCTCCAGGGGCATCATCTGGAGAAGGTGCCCCCTCCTGTCCCACCCCACGTGCCCCTCCTAGCAACAGCCGCCACCAGCTGGCTTCACAGGGGTGCTGTCGATCTTGAGGTTGGGCCGCTCACCCCCTGAGGCTGCCCCAGGCCCCATCCGCTTTTTGATCTCAGCAGCCATGGTCATGAATGCCTGCTCGACATTGGTAGCGTTCTTGGCACTCGTCTCCAGGAAGGGGATACCCAGAGAATCTGCAAACTCCTgacaagggaagaaaagagaagaggagggaaaggaggggtgaggggcagcagAGCCCAGCCCACCCTGGGTGGCCCgacccaggccccacccacctTGGCTGTGGTGTTATCCACCACCTTCTTGGTGGTGAGGTCGCTCTTGTTGCCCACCAGGAGCTTATTGACATTCTCACTGGCATAGCGGTCGATCTCCTGTAGCCACTGCTTCACGTTGGCATAGGATTCCTAAAGGAGCCAGAATCAAAGGTTATTTTGCTCCCAAACGCCCACCCCTACTCAAGGCCAGGAGAACAGGGGCTTTTGAAGGGGGTTTCCCTGGGCTCCCGAGAGAGACAGGAGCCCTGAGCTCAGGAACCCAGAGGAAGCTCTCTCTCCTCCAGGCTTAGATCTCCTCCCTGACCCACTCCATCTGACACCCTCAAAGCCAAACCTGGCACAGCACCAGCTGTCAGCCAACAGCCCTAATACCTAAACAGCCTAGGCCTAAGGGCCAGCCAGCTCTGCTTCCTGCAGCTAGTTTCCCCAAGACACAGAAAAGGCCAAAAACATGTGGGGAGCAAATGACAACAGGAGAGAGaccagagaggagacagaaatgGAGGGGAACAAGTTAGCAAGAATCACAAAGTTCCCACAGTGGCCTTAAGATCCCTGAAAGGTAGGAAGTCTTTCAGCCCAATGGTAGGTGGAGGGTCCTCACAGAGGAGATCCTGGCCTATGAGGGAGACGTGTACCCTGGGAACAGAGCCAGACATTCGTCCTGCTTCTGGCACTAACAGCCTCCTTGCTCAGACCAGCTATCCCAACAGCTGGTCACTCCCTACCCCCTACCCCTGGCTCGTAAACAAAGACAGAACTTTTGGTAACATGGCTGGGCTAGAGCCACACTTTCCCTTCTGAGGAATCAGAGGTGTGTGGTGATATCCCACTAGGTTCAAATGTATACCTGCTGCCCTGTcccaggctgggccctgggctgggacCTGTGGACAAAGAAGGGACAAATACCTGGGTCCTGCCCTAAGGCACTCAAGGGACGGTGGAGGACTAGaccaggacacacacacaatggcaaAACAGGGTGATGAGTGCTGCCGGAGCTCCAGGACCGCCTCTGCCCGGGGAGACTACGGCTGACCTACGTCTGAAGGGATGAACTGGCCTTGTGTGGAAGCAAGTGGAAGGATGGGAAAGGTGCAAGGCGAGGAGATGACCTACACCAGGTCAAGCTTCGGGACGGGTACGGTGCCTCTAGGGAGCAAGGAGAAGCGGAAGGCTGCTGCGACACAGGCCCTGAGcacagaaggagggggaaggaggcaggccaGAGGATGGAAGGTCTTAGCCTGGCTAAACTGGACAACCAGGAGCCCATGAAAGGTTTCCTTAGGAAGGGAGCAGCAGCAGCACACCTGTGTTCTGGGAAGACAGTCCGGACAGGAGTGCAGAGGCCAGATCAGACTGGCAAGATGGCGGCGACCAACTGGAGGTGGCTGAAATAATCTAGGGAAGATGTGCCCTGAGCCAGGGAGTGAGGCAAGGAAGAGCACAGGATTTAGAATCAGACCATTCTGGGtaagccccagctctgccatttactgtgTGACCCTAGATTTGtcacctgacctctctgagctctAGCTTCCTCATTTTGATAAAACAGCAGCTCCCAGTCGGGCTGTTGTACGCAAGAGATAATGGAACACAGGCCTGTCTTATAACAAGAACTTAATTAGCAGGAGTTGCTGTCATCCTCATCACTGCTATTGTTATAAGGGAACGGACTTGAAAGAGAAGTcgggggggaggaacagaggggagaaaggggggagggaagagttTTCTGGTCAGGCCAACAGGAACTCTGTTACAAAGATGGGGATGCAGGAGCCAGTTTAGGGAGAGAGGGTGAGGACAGTGCTGGACATGCTGAGTTCTGAAGATGATCTGGAGCTCAGCAGAGGTTGGCTAGGGGCAGGGAAGGGTAAGTTCAGAAGCCAACACTAGCCTTGCCCCTCC
Above is a genomic segment from Halichoerus grypus chromosome 11, mHalGry1.hap1.1, whole genome shotgun sequence containing:
- the RAB1B gene encoding ras-related protein Rab-1B, producing the protein MNPEYDYLFKLLLIGDSGVGKSCLLLRFADDTYTESYISTIGVDFKIRTIELDGKTIKLQIWDTAGQERFRTITSSYYRGAHGIIVVYDVTDQESYANVKQWLQEIDRYASENVNKLLVGNKSDLTTKKVVDNTTAKEFADSLGIPFLETSAKNATNVEQAFMTMAAEIKKRMGPGAASGGERPNLKIDSTPVKPAGGGCC